One segment of Longimicrobium sp. DNA contains the following:
- the uraD gene encoding 2-oxo-4-hydroxy-4-carboxy-5-ureidoimidazoline decarboxylase, with translation AERELLTCCGSREWARRVASCRPYADAADLMENADGVWRALDEADWREAFRAHPRIGEKKADSGQTDREKAWSSGEQAGMLSAAAQTQQALAEGNRRYEERFGYIYIVCATGRTAEEMLNLLTERLSNDPAAEILVAAEEQRKITRIRLAKLLSD, from the coding sequence GCCGAGCGCGAACTGCTCACCTGCTGCGGATCGCGCGAGTGGGCGCGCCGCGTGGCATCGTGCCGGCCCTACGCCGACGCCGCGGACCTCATGGAGAACGCGGACGGCGTGTGGCGCGCGCTGGACGAGGCGGACTGGCGCGAGGCGTTCCGCGCACATCCCCGCATCGGCGAGAAGAAGGCGGATTCGGGGCAGACGGACCGCGAAAAGGCGTGGTCCAGCGGCGAGCAGGCCGGCATGCTTTCCGCCGCCGCGCAAACACAGCAGGCACTGGCGGAGGGGAACCGCCGGTACGAGGAGCGCTTCGGCTACATCTACATCGTCTGCGCGACCGGCAGGACGGCGGAGGAGATGCTGAACCTGCTCACCGAGCGGCTGTCCAACGATCCCGCGGCGGAAATCCTCGTCGCCGCCGAGGA